In the Phaseolus vulgaris cultivar G19833 chromosome 7, P. vulgaris v2.0, whole genome shotgun sequence genome, one interval contains:
- the LOC137829455 gene encoding zinc finger protein 4-like, with product MSNEVFVGGGVESRKLKRKIEELSSDVDLEFSLSLSLGNTKMVAKSSSSTFFGKSLKNHKKTPNSASNPSENSNHEVTVPKQFQFSCMFCNKKFSSPQALGGHQNAHRPERVVLRMEKDMRTFGHGNHMFPHSSIPHHYPFHGSIPLYSRHNMHPTMAHFSTMPWPHFVPTFGNQEFHDRCIRRQQFGMNNPWGIVSQTPKNLYSRDVEFGFKHN from the coding sequence ATGTCAAATGAAGTGTTTGTTGGTGGTGGTGTTGAGAGTAGAAAGTTGAAGCGTAAGATTGAGGAACTTTCATCTGATGTTGATTTAGAGTTTTCATTATCTTTGAGTCTTGGCAATACAAAAATGGTGGCTAAATCATCATCATCTACTTTCTTTGGTAAATCATTGAAGAACCATAAGAAGACACCAAATTCTGCTTCAAATCCCTCAGAAAACAGCAATCATGAAGTGACTGTGCCTAAGCAATTCCAATTCTCTTGCATGTTTTGCAATAAGAAATTTTCAAGCCCTCAAGCTCTTGGAGGACACCAAAATGCTCATAGGCCTGAAAGAGTGGTCTTAAGGATGGAGAAAGATATGAGAACTTTTGGACATGGCAATCACATGTTCCCACACTCATCCATTCCGCATCACTATCCCTTTCATGGCTCAATCCCCCTTTATTCTAGGCATAACATGCACCCCACCATGGCTCATTTCTCAACCATGCCATGGCCTCATTTTGTACCTACCTTTGGCAACCAAGAGTTTCATGACAGATGCATCAGAAGACAGCAATTTGGGATGAACAACCCTTGGGGAATAGTATCCCAAACTCCAAAAAATTTGTATAGCAGGGATGTGGAATTTGGTTTTAAGCATAACTAA
- the LOC137830481 gene encoding transcription factor MYBC1-like yields MELPSPEELMPLSQTLITPHLAIAFHITNPSHNHHHQQFYSSQEPPQFPLQPPSAAEEEPARTLKRPRLVWTPQLHKRFVDAVAHLGIKNAVPKTIMQLMSVDGLTRENVASHLQKYRLYLKRMQGLAGGSAADSATDHLFASSPVPPHFLQATARSTSEHYLPFVPALQPHRHHQQMAVAAHFGSPRNAQFELPILSRIGASVPGYVEDVESGRRKVLTLFPPGDD; encoded by the coding sequence ATGGAGTTACCTTCACCAGAGGAACTCATGCCTTTATCCCAAACCCTAATAACCCCTCATCTTGCCATAGCTTTTCACATAACAAACCCTTCACACAATCACCACCACCAACAATTTTATTCTTCGCAAGAACCACCGCAATTTCCACTTCAACCACCTTCCGCCGCCGAGGAGGAACCGGCGCGGACGCTCAAGCGGCCGCGGCTGGTGTGGACCCCGCAGCTGCACAAGCGCTTCGTGGATGCCGTGGCCCACTTGGGGATCAAGAACGCCGTTCCCAAGACCATAATGCAGCTCATGAGCGTCGACGGCTTGACCCGCGAAAACGTCGCCAGCCACCTCCAGAAATACCGCCTCTACTTGAAGCGCATGCAGGGCTTGGCCGGAGGCTCCGCCGCCGACTCCGCCACCGACCACCTCTTCGCCAGCTCGCCTGTGCCGCCGCACTTTCTGCAGGCCACTGCCCGTTCGACCTCCGAGCACTACCTGCCCTTTGTGCCGGCGTTGCAGCCGCACCGCCACCACCAGCAGATGGCGGTGGCCGCACATTTTGGTTCGCCGCGGAATGCGCAGTTTGAGCTACCCATTCTGTCGAGGATTGGCGCTTCGGTGCCGGGTTACGTGGAGGATGTGGAGTCAGGAAGGAGGAAGGTTCTTACTTTGTTTCCACCTGGAGATGATTGA
- the LOC137830482 gene encoding uncharacterized protein has product MDSSFISNGDVSAFKDKESLVDPFLIEALQNPRHRVTILRMELDIQRFLNNADQQHFEFQHFPSSYIRLAAHRVAQHYGMQTMVQDNGLDGQGTRIMVRKLAESRYPVVRLSEIIPAKQLENDKPEQIKIAIRPRPNGTGLNEANGVGKKNNVLRSVEERKEEYDRARARIFSSSRSCDSDDTQSQASTEEKNFLISKDQNETSKIPVVDSEKFLTGRDINCTRVAIFRDREKDRSDPDYDRNYGRYARGIPPSSLNLMPFNLQQMQHPFMQHDIAFNQLSQMSPNQASLGYGPPSSPMMNPFCVTGLNQASSDVTYLQWPSASMMYAHSYDQFRHAIFQAPFGQRPLSFDYSQNY; this is encoded by the exons ATGGATTCCTCCTTTATCTCAAACGGCGACGTTTCTGCTTTCAAAGATAAGGAGTCATTGGTTGACCCTTTCTTGATTGAGGCGCTTCAGAACCCTCGTCATCGTGTCACCA TTTTGCGAATGGAGTTGGATATCCAAAGGTTCCTGAATAATGCAGATCAGCAGCATTTTGAATTTCAACATTTTCCTTCTTCATATATCAGACTGGCTGCACATCGTGTTGCTCAGCACTATGGTATGCAAACAATGGTCCAAGATAATGGCTTAGATGGTCAGGGAACCAGGATTATGGTCAGAAAGTTAGCTGAAAGCAGGTATCCTGTGGTCCGCTTATCTGAAATAATACCTGCTAAACAGTTGGAAAATGATAAACCTGAGCAGATAAAAATTGCCATAAGGCCTAGGCCAAATGGAACCGGTTTAAATGAAGCCAATGGAGTTGGAAAGAAAAACAATGTTCTTAGAAGTGTGGAAGAGAGGAAGGAGGAATATGACCGGGCACGAGCACGCATTTTTAGTAGCTCCAGAAGTTGTGATTCAGATGATACTCAGTCCCAGGCTTCAACAGAAGAGAAAAATTTCCTTATAAGCAAAGATCAGAATGAAACTAGCAAGATCCCTGTGGTTGATTCTGAAAAGTTCTTGACTGGTAGGGATATTAATTGTACTCGAGTTGCCATATTCAGAGATAGGGAAAAGGACCGTAGTGATCCAGATTATGATCGTAACTATGGAAG GTATGCCAGGGGTATTCCACCTTCTTCCCTTAACTTGATGCCTTTTAATTTGCAACAAATGCAGCATCCTTTCATGCAGCATGACATTGCTTTTAATCAATTGAGTCAGATGTCACCAAATCAAGCTTCACTTGGCTATGGACCTCCTTCAAGTCCTATGATGAATCCTTTTTGTGTCACGGGATTGAATCAGGCATCTAGTGATGTTACTTACCTGCAGTGGCCTAGTGCTTCAATGATGTATGCACATTCATATGACCAATTTAGACATGCTATTTTCCAG GCTCCATTCGGTCAACGCCCATTGAGCTTTGATTATTCACAAAATTACTAG
- the LOC137830480 gene encoding protein kinase and PP2C-like domain-containing protein — MGIEIVEPNTCIRGCCTSSSIPLHLPPASYTLLSPIARGAESVVHEGTLDGMRVAVKKPILSTSEDINKFHKELQLLCKLDHPGIATLIAAHAKPPTYMFFFKLYESPNLAQKLHVEEWIPTINVALMMAMQLAKALQYLHNLGIVHRDVKPANILLDKDLCPHLTDFGLAEYKNDLKGVSIQNWKSSGKPTGGFHKKNMVGTLIYMAPEILRKELHTEKSDVYSFGILINELLTGIVPYTDLRTEAQAHTVLEMNYTEQQLTAAVVSYGLRPVLATEDLGIPSRLLSMINKCWDANPNNRPTFDDIVKELNLITEHCKLKKAEDIYIRPCNMYVDQPVDKTDYLQAYQESFSWSTRGELLARTASSTNDSSLITRCEFYDKPSVYHPILSWGSYATCGRRETMEDTHFILPHIWDEKDVYAFGIFDGHRGAAAAEFSFRAVPAVLQTLGFMDSPANALVEAFIRTDAAFRKELDSYRKSNRCIQKDWHPGCTAIAALIVRNKLFVANIGDCRAIICRAGNPISLSKDHVASCLQERERVIRQGGHVHWQVDTWRVGLPALQVTRSIGDDDLKPAVTAEPEITESTLCPDDEFLVMASDGLWDVISSAEVINIIKDTVKEPAMCSKRLATEAVERGSKDNITVIVVFLRPVSTAERIY, encoded by the exons ATGGGAATAGAGATTGTGGAGCCTAACACATGCATCAGGGGTTGCTGCACCAGCTCCTCTATTCCCCTTCATCTACCTCCGGCTTCTTATACTCTCCTCTCTCCTATTGCCCGAG GGGCTGAGAGTGTTGTTCATGAAGGGACTTTGGATGGCATGAGGGTTGCTGTGAAGAAACCCATCTTGTCAACATCTGAAGACATTAACAAGTTTCATAAAGAATTGCAATTGCTGTG cAAGTTAGATCACCCGGGAATAGCGACATTGATTGCGGCCCATGCAAAACCTCCCACTTACATGTTTTTCTTCAAGTTATATGAATCTCCGAATCTTGCACAGAAGTTACATGTAGAAGAGTGGATACCAACTATCAATGTTGCACTTATGATGGCAATGCAATTAG CAAAGGCTTTGCAATATCTGCATAACCTCGGGATTGTGCATAGAGATGTGAAACCGGCAAATATTCTT CTTGACAAAGATCTTTGTCCACACCTCACAGATTTTGGTTTGGCTGAATACAAGAATGATCTTAAGGGGGTTTCTATTCAGAATTGGAAGTCTTCTGGAAAGCCTACTGGTGGTTTCCACAAAAAGAATATGGTTGGAACACTCATTTACATGGCACCTGAAATATTAAGAAAGGAGTTACATACAGAAAAATCTGATGTATACAGTTTTGGGATATTGATCAA TGAGCTCCTTACTGGTATTGTGCCATATACAGATCTCCGTACAGAAGCTCAG GCTCACACAGTACTTGAGATGAACTATACCGAGCAGCAACTAACAGCAGCAGTTGTTTCTTATGGATTACGACCAGTACTTGCTACTGAGGACTTGGGTATTCCATCAAGATTATTATCAATGATAAACAAATGTTGGGATGCAAATCCTAATAACAGACCCACTTTTGATGATATTGTCAAGGAACTTAATTTGATTACAGAGCACTGCAAGTTAAAGAAGGCAGAAGATATTTATATCAGACCTTGTAATATGTATGTTGATCAACCCGTGGACAAGACTGATTACCTTCAGGCTTATCAAGAGAGTTTTAGTTGGTCCACTCGTGGTGAACTTTTGGCTAGGACTGCCTCTAGTACAAATGATTCTAGTTTGATAACTAGGTGTGAGTTTTATGACAAGCCTTCTGTATACCACCCAATACTGTCGTGGGGATCTTATGCTACCTGTGGGAGAAGGGAGACTATGGAGGATACACATTTCATTCTGCCCCATATTTGGGATGAAAAGGATGTCTATGCTTTTGGTATCTTTGATGGCCATAGGG GTGCAGCAGCTGCTGAGTTTTCTTTTAGAGCTGTACCAGCTGTTTTGCAGACTTTAGGTTTTATGGACAG TCCTGCTAATGCACTAGTGGAAGCATTCATTAGGACAGATGCTGCCTTCAGAAAAGAGCTTGATTCTTATCGCAAATCCAACAGATGTATCCAGAAGGATTGGCATCCTGGGTGTACAGCAATTGCTGCTCTTATAGTCAGAAACAAGCTATTTGTTGCTAACATTGGTGATTGCAGGGCAATCATATGTCGTGCTGGTAATCCAATTTCCTTAAGTAAG GATCACGTTGCAAGCTGTCTTCAAGAGAGAGAACGTGTTATTCGTCAAGGGGGGCATGTACATTGGCAAGTTGACACTTGGAGGGTTGGTCTTCCTGCACTTCAG GTTACACGTTCTATTGGTGATGATGATCTGAAGCCTGCTGTCACTGCAGAACCTGAGATAACTGAGAGTACCTTGTGCCCAGATGATGAGTTTCTG GTCATGGCTAGTGATGGCTTGTGGGATGTGATAAGCAGTGCAGAGGTCATAAATATCATAAAAGACACTGTTAAAGAGCCTGCAATGTGTTCTAAGAGGTTGGCTACTGAAGCAGTGGAACGTGGCAGCAAAGATAACATCACAGTTATTGTTGTTTTCTTACGACCTGTGTCCACAGCAGAGAGAATTTATTAG
- the LOC137830485 gene encoding protein NUCLEAR FUSION DEFECTIVE 4-like, protein MASSKHSGGENGGSFKGFTLQVLTGRWFMAFSSFMIMSVSGASYMFSLYSREIKSVLGYDQSTLNLLSFFKDLGSNIGIISGLINEVTPPWVVLTIGGVLNFFGYFIIWLAVTRKIARPQVWKMCLYIFIGANSHCSTNTGVIVTSVKNFPGTRGIVIGLLSGYLGLSAAIITQIYYAFYGNDSKSLILLMAWLPTAVTFVFLPVIRHHKGVEQPNDSKAFYNFLYTTLVLAGFLMVVIILQKVFTFTKCEFYITTILMLLLLTLPLGVVMFEEQKTWKRKQEQRNSENPPKPLNITTEMMPNLERSAQAPQKQVSCWKSMFSPPSRGDDYTILQALFSLDMMILFVATICGLGGTLTVVNNLSQIGTSLGYSSHSITTFVSLMAIWIYMGKIVQGVISEIIIAKFKVPRPLLFTSILVMPCIGYLLIAFNVPNGLYAASVIIGFCFGANWPLLFSIISELFGLKFYSTLYNVGSVASPIGSYLFSVRVAGHLYDKEATRQMAALGLKRKPGEELNCNGRECYKLAFIIITAVSLFGALVSLILVLRTREFYKGDIYKKFRAEDGTAEAEIGLTQNKIAQPAANEG, encoded by the coding sequence ATGGCATCTTCCAAACATAGTGGTGGAGAAAATGGAGGAAGTTTCAAAGGCTTCACTCTCCAAGTCCTTACAGGGCGTTGGTTCATGGCCTTTTCCTCATTCATGATCATGTCTGTATCAGGAGCAAGCTACATGTTTAGTCTATACTCCAGGGAAATCAAGTCAGTTTTGGGGTATGATCAATCCACCCTCAATCTGCTAAGCTTCTTCAAGGACTTGGGGTCTAACATAGGCATCATTTCAGGCCTAATCAATGAGGTCACACCCCCTTGGGTGGTGTTAACAATTGGAGGGGTTCTCAACTTTTTTGGCTATTTCATAATTTGGCTTGCAGTGACAAGAAAAATTGCCAGGCCCCAGGTGTGGAAAATGTGCTTGTACATCTTCATTGGAGCAAATTCTCATTGTTCTACCAACACTGGAGTCATTGTGACCAGTGTCAAGAACTTCCCTGGCACAAGGGGCATTGTCATTGGCCTTTTGAGTGGCTATCTTGGTTTGAGTGCAGCTATCATCACTCAGATATACTATGCCTTCTATGGAAATGACTCCAAGTCTCTGATTTTGCTCATGGCATGGCTACCAACTGCTGTAACTTTTGTTTTCTTACCAGTTATCAGGCACCACAAGGGAGTTGAACAGCCAAATGATTCCAAGGCTTTCTATAATTTCCTTTACACCACTTTAGTCCTTGCAGGTTTCCTCATGGTGGTGATCATACTGCAAAAAGTTTTCACCTTTACCAAGTGTGAGTTCTACATCACCACTATACTGATGCTTCTGTTGCTCACCCTGCCACTTGGTGTTGTTATGTTTGAAGAACAAAAGACATGGAAGAGGAAACAAGAGCAGAGAAACAGTGAAAACCCTCCTAAGCCTTTGAATATAACAACAGAGATGATGCCAAATCTAGAGAGGTCTGCACAGGCTCCACAAAAGCAAGTTTCCTGTTGGAAAAGCATGTTCAGTCCACCAAGTAGAGGTGATGATTATACAATACTTCAAGCCCTTTTTAGCCTTGACATGATGATTCTTTTCGTAGCAACAATTTGTGGACTTGGTGGCACACTCACAGTGGTAAATAACTTGAGCCAAATTGGTACATCCTTAGGATATTCATCACATAGTATTACCACATTTGTGTCCCTTATGGCCATTTGGATCTATATGGGTAAAATTGTACAGGGTGTGATCTCAGAGATTATCATAGCCAAATTTAAAGTTCCTAGGCCTCTCCTATTCACATCAATTCTTGTCATGCCTTGTATTGGCTACCTTCTAATTGCTTTCAATGTCCCAAATGGTCTCTATGCAGCCTCAGTTATAATAGGATTCTGCTTTGGGGCAAACTGGCCACTACTATTTTCCATCATATCTGAACTTTTTGGTCTTAAATTTTACTCAACTCTATATAATGTTGGGTCAGTGGCAAGTCCAATTGGGTCATACTTGTTCAGTGTAAGGGTTGCAGGGCATTTGTATGACAAGGAAGCCACAAGGCAAATGGCAGCATTAGGACTAAAGAGGAAACCTGGTGAGGAGTTGAATTGCAATGGAAGAGAGTGTTACAAATTGGCTTTCATTATAATCACTGCAGTGAGTCTTTTTGGGGCACTTGTGTCTCTCATCTTGGTGTTAAGGACTAGAGAGTTCTATAAAGGTGACATATACAAGAAGTTCAGAGCAGAAGATGGCACTGCTGAAGCTGAAATTGGTCTGACTCAGAACAAGATTGCACAACCTGCTGCAAATGAAGGCTAG
- the LOC137830483 gene encoding uncharacterized protein, protein MSLLSRTRHYLTVVRLNSKNINAFSRNFGQPARKEEEEDVEEVEFDQRSLPADFDPATFDPNDHRGPPSERVFRLVDEIASLTVAESAELGLVLSKKMGVKEMPNVGFMKAGAGNLAGLAAKAPAVAKEEQKPEKTVFELKLESYEAASKIKIIKEVRGFTDLGLKEAKDLVEKTPSVIKKGVSKEEGEKIMEKLKALGAKVVME, encoded by the coding sequence ATGAGCTTGCTTTCAAGAACAAGGCATTATTTAACAGTAGTGCGGCTTAACTCTAAAAACATAAATGCATTTTCAAGAAATTTTGGTCAACCTGCAAGGaaagaggaggaggaggatgtaGAGGAAGTGGAATTTGACCAAAGAAGTCTCCCAGCTGATTTTGATCCTGCTACATTTGATCCCAATGATCATCGAGGCCCTCCATCGGAAAGGGTTTTCAGGCTTGTCGATGAAATTGCATCTCTTACAGTGGCTGAATCTGCAGAATTGGGTCTTGTTTTGTCGAAGAAAATGGGAGTGAAGGAGATGCCTAATGTGGGATTCATGAAAGCAGGAGCGGGAAATTTGGCTGGATTGGCAGCGAAAGCACCAGCTGTGGCCAAGGAGGAGCAAAAGCCGGAAAAAACTGTGTTTGAATTGAAATTGGAGTCCTATGAAGCGGCttccaaaattaaaatcatCAAGGAGGTCCGGGGCTTTACTGATTTAGGTTTGAAGGAGGCGAAGGATTTGGTGGAGAAAACACCTTCTGTTATAAAGAAAGGTGTTTCAAAAGAAGAAGGGGAGAAGATAATGGAGAAACTGAAAGCTCTTGGTGCTAAAGTTGTTATGGAATGA